A single Nostoc sp. PCC 7107 DNA region contains:
- a CDS encoding DUF445 domain-containing protein, whose product MDWSHLWLYVSPPILGGVIGYFTNDIAIKMLFRPYQAIYIGGRRVPFTPGLIPRNQERLAKNISSTIMGSLLTPNELQNLARRLLQTERVQSAILWLLRLAIDQIKADKDQKSAKIVAGILRDLLGESLPRLLKVLARREDFLEAQINQIFDQILLDLQLTDEQATRLADWLLQTVLPPDMLRQAIIDFLTDRTIQIIDESFREKTSGTYWVVANLFGLRNSLTRLRTFCLDEKEATNARLQELTQDLQVRDRLKKILQNLSLQNLPIGTVRQLRKTTRETVRQYIQTSGSDLLKGFTDSVNWENIATLLLNRLSASPVVSSSLEVVSLELALILERYLEKDLEAIVAQVIPILSIDQVIIDRVKSTSPADLEAAIEGIVKNELQAIVTLGGVLGFVVGLFQTVFLILSQQSL is encoded by the coding sequence GTGGATTGGTCTCATCTTTGGCTTTATGTGTCTCCCCCAATATTGGGTGGGGTAATTGGCTACTTCACAAATGATATAGCCATCAAAATGTTATTTCGTCCTTACCAAGCAATTTATATTGGTGGACGACGCGTGCCTTTCACTCCTGGTTTGATTCCTCGCAACCAGGAACGTTTGGCTAAAAATATTTCGAGTACAATTATGGGGTCGTTGCTAACCCCAAATGAATTACAAAATCTGGCTCGGCGCTTGTTACAAACAGAGCGAGTCCAATCAGCTATTTTGTGGTTGTTACGTTTAGCAATTGACCAAATTAAAGCAGATAAAGACCAAAAAAGTGCCAAAATTGTGGCAGGGATTTTGCGTGATTTATTAGGCGAGTCTTTACCACGATTGTTAAAAGTTTTAGCAAGGCGGGAAGACTTTTTAGAAGCACAAATAAATCAAATTTTTGATCAAATATTGCTAGATTTACAACTAACTGATGAACAAGCTACGCGTTTAGCTGATTGGTTATTGCAGACAGTTTTACCTCCAGATATGTTGCGTCAGGCAATAATTGATTTTTTAACCGATCGCACAATTCAAATTATTGATGAAAGCTTCCGGGAAAAAACCAGTGGAACTTATTGGGTAGTAGCTAATTTGTTTGGTTTACGTAATAGTCTTACCCGACTGAGAACGTTTTGTTTAGATGAGAAAGAAGCGACTAATGCTCGTTTGCAAGAATTAACGCAGGATTTGCAAGTGCGCGATCGCCTGAAAAAAATCTTGCAGAATTTGTCTTTACAAAACTTACCAATTGGTACAGTCAGACAGTTACGTAAAACCACCCGCGAAACAGTCCGCCAATATATTCAAACAAGTGGTAGTGATTTGTTAAAAGGATTCACTGATTCTGTGAATTGGGAAAATATTGCTACACTGCTGTTGAATCGACTGAGTGCTTCACCTGTTGTTAGTTCTTCTTTAGAAGTTGTCAGCTTAGAATTAGCTTTAATTTTAGAACGTTATTTAGAAAAAGATTTAGAAGCGATTGTGGCGCAAGTGATTCCTATCTTGTCAATCGACCAAGTAATTATTGATCGTGTGAAATCAACTTCTCCTGCTGATTTAGAAGCAGCGATTGAGGGAATTGTCAAAAATGAACTACAGGCGATCGTCACTTTAGGAGGAGTATTAGGTTTTGTAGTCGGTTTATTCCAAACGGTATTTTTAATCTTGAGTCAGCAGTCATTATAA
- a CDS encoding HD family phosphohydrolase, with protein MAKSIKTQTGMIAVGLSWVHEQRSSVVLAIAVASLTGVLGHKLYNQPQLQIGAYAPQTFKAPYSIGIENKQQTEARRKAVSKSSTSVLMVDTSTTAKINQQLQQLLDQGNEIRSVAGSFPFLDTAALSLPTQQYLRACSDSEWKALLAAIENQSKQKLELLPKHQTRQRHNSAKYLPLFPSATGSPIEQNQSLIEEPNSLNLIQSPASEQPKPSNITQSKDFQLVVGELDAYRITTSAQNLLSLVQQISQVRQRYIQAKAQLLQLETANPQTIYQETVILDLSDDDWSSTYTQIRQIADRILTQGIPEGLPDQILQKAVSIHIQDLVPKDAEVLASKLLLTVLKPNLKKDEAKTRIQAQQAVEGVLPVIVNVKQGEVIVRKGQKITDWQFDVLEEYKLIRRENNWLGLTKLAVIITGAIGIFVWVEKHNKHRLRQRDRLLILLLTLSTPGAIAMGIVHTTWSAVGLLLGSFYSPILGTTVIGLLLLVIPTSLEVSKIALVAGATGSILGSCIAQRLRSREELAILGVAIAATQGGLYLILSLFFGGAFSIGWYMVFQAAGLFTLSGLAWSIVALGVSPYLEKLFDLVTPIRLAELANPNRPLLKKLATATPGTFQHTLFVATLAEAAAKKLGCNVELVRAGTLYHDIGKMHDPLGFIENQMGGPNKHETEIQNPWKSAEIIKKHVSEGLVMARKHWLPTAIQAFIPEHQGTILIAYFYHQAQQQAQADPSIKLDEADFRYDGPIPQSRETGIVMLADACEAALRSLKEVTPEQALTTLNNILRARWQDNQLQESGLTRDEMTQIAQIFVEVWQQFHHKRIVYPKLKVTNEK; from the coding sequence ATGGCAAAATCGATCAAAACTCAGACTGGAATGATTGCTGTCGGTTTAAGCTGGGTACATGAACAACGTTCTTCTGTGGTTTTGGCGATCGCAGTTGCATCTCTGACAGGTGTGCTAGGTCATAAGTTATACAACCAACCCCAACTGCAAATAGGAGCCTACGCACCACAAACTTTCAAAGCCCCCTACTCTATCGGTATTGAAAATAAACAACAAACCGAAGCTAGACGTAAAGCTGTTAGTAAAAGTTCTACATCAGTGTTGATGGTCGATACTTCGACCACCGCCAAGATTAACCAACAATTGCAACAACTTCTCGACCAAGGTAATGAAATTCGCTCTGTTGCTGGGTCTTTTCCTTTTTTGGACACCGCAGCTTTATCCTTACCTACCCAGCAATATTTACGTGCTTGTTCTGACTCCGAATGGAAAGCACTACTAGCAGCCATCGAAAATCAGAGTAAACAGAAATTAGAGCTTTTACCAAAACATCAAACTAGGCAAAGACATAATTCTGCCAAATATCTTCCTTTATTTCCATCAGCAACAGGTTCACCCATTGAGCAAAACCAGTCACTGATTGAAGAACCTAATTCTCTCAATCTCATCCAGTCTCCAGCTTCTGAGCAACCTAAACCTAGTAATATCACTCAAAGTAAAGACTTCCAACTAGTAGTAGGAGAGTTAGACGCTTACCGAATCACCACCTCAGCACAAAACTTACTGTCATTGGTGCAGCAAATATCTCAAGTACGCCAACGATATATCCAAGCAAAGGCGCAACTTTTACAGTTAGAAACTGCTAACCCACAAACAATTTATCAAGAAACTGTCATCTTAGATTTATCAGATGATGATTGGTCATCTACATATACACAGATTCGCCAAATTGCTGATCGCATCTTGACTCAAGGTATTCCAGAAGGACTACCAGATCAGATTTTACAAAAGGCAGTAAGTATACATATTCAAGATTTAGTGCCAAAAGATGCTGAAGTTTTAGCATCGAAGCTGTTATTGACAGTCTTAAAACCCAATTTAAAAAAAGATGAAGCAAAAACTCGCATCCAGGCTCAACAGGCAGTGGAAGGAGTTTTACCTGTAATCGTAAATGTGAAGCAAGGCGAGGTAATTGTCCGTAAAGGACAAAAAATTACTGATTGGCAGTTTGATGTATTAGAAGAGTATAAATTAATTCGCCGGGAAAATAATTGGCTGGGGTTGACGAAGTTAGCAGTCATAATTACAGGTGCAATCGGGATTTTTGTGTGGGTAGAAAAGCACAACAAGCATCGATTACGACAACGAGATCGCCTATTAATATTGCTACTAACTTTGAGTACACCTGGCGCGATCGCAATGGGGATAGTTCATACTACCTGGAGTGCCGTTGGTTTATTATTAGGGAGTTTTTATAGCCCGATTTTGGGTACAACAGTTATTGGGCTTTTGTTGCTAGTCATCCCTACAAGTTTAGAAGTTAGTAAAATAGCCTTGGTAGCTGGTGCAACTGGAAGTATATTAGGTAGTTGTATTGCCCAAAGATTGCGATCGCGGGAAGAATTAGCAATATTAGGTGTAGCTATTGCAGCAACTCAAGGCGGCCTTTACTTAATTTTGAGTTTATTCTTTGGTGGAGCATTTAGTATAGGCTGGTACATGGTCTTTCAAGCAGCCGGATTATTTACTTTATCAGGTTTAGCTTGGAGTATCGTCGCCTTGGGCGTAAGTCCCTATTTAGAAAAACTCTTTGATTTAGTTACTCCCATTCGGTTGGCTGAATTAGCTAACCCCAATCGCCCTTTATTAAAAAAACTTGCCACAGCAACCCCAGGAACCTTTCAACACACCTTATTTGTAGCTACTCTGGCCGAAGCCGCGGCGAAAAAATTGGGGTGTAATGTTGAATTAGTTAGGGCTGGGACTTTATACCACGATATTGGTAAAATGCACGATCCTTTAGGTTTTATTGAAAACCAAATGGGCGGGCCAAATAAACACGAAACAGAAATTCAAAACCCTTGGAAAAGTGCCGAAATTATCAAAAAGCACGTTAGTGAAGGGTTAGTGATGGCACGTAAACATTGGTTGCCAACTGCAATTCAAGCGTTTATTCCCGAACATCAGGGTACAATTCTGATTGCTTATTTTTATCATCAAGCACAACAGCAAGCTCAAGCCGACCCCAGTATAAAATTAGATGAAGCGGATTTTCGCTACGACGGCCCAATTCCCCAGTCACGGGAAACGGGAATTGTTATGTTAGCAGATGCTTGTGAAGCCGCACTGCGATCGCTCAAAGAAGTTACACCAGAACAAGCTTTAACTACACTCAATAATATTCTGCGTGCCAGATGGCAAGACAATCAACTACAAGAATCTGGATTAACACGCGATGAAATGACGCAAATTGCCCAAATTTTTGTCGAAGTTTGGCAGCAATTCCACCATAAACGCATTGTTTATCCCAAGTTAAAGGTTACTAATGAGAAATGA
- a CDS encoding ADP-ribosylglycohydrolase family protein, translating into MRYSLFSRFRGTLLGALLGANLAKSGEQTPQAFSEIGKLMLLGTESLIALGKLDLDDWKQRQQKELPNLNLSKSIISEIILATLPVALFFHENPLKLRSQLLCTYQLWGDDPVIRDGILAVGYIIALSLTEKLNPQTLIPQIISFVGETPTALPKKLLQVNDLLNKHAGLEKVKAQLSTEDKTSSAIAIAFYCFLSTIEDFRLTVLRANHNSLRILPAPIIGAIAGALSGSYNSTAGIPPHWGVLHLSTDNSTGILANYSQMLELTDALLAVWSGVYNLSLHSKQLPQEGYMILDKQNSVSVFAAPRVIRSR; encoded by the coding sequence ATGCGCTATTCACTGTTCAGTCGATTTAGAGGTACTTTACTAGGTGCTTTATTAGGTGCAAATTTAGCCAAGTCTGGAGAGCAAACACCTCAAGCTTTCTCTGAGATTGGCAAATTAATGCTTCTGGGGACTGAAAGTCTCATCGCATTAGGCAAATTAGATTTAGATGACTGGAAACAGCGTCAGCAAAAAGAACTGCCTAACTTAAATCTTAGTAAGAGTATCATTTCAGAAATTATTTTAGCCACTTTACCAGTGGCACTTTTTTTTCATGAAAATCCACTAAAATTACGATCTCAGTTGTTATGTACGTATCAACTTTGGGGAGACGACCCAGTTATACGAGATGGTATCTTAGCCGTAGGATATATAATCGCTCTATCTTTAACCGAAAAATTAAATCCTCAAACCCTCATACCTCAAATAATTAGTTTTGTTGGCGAAACACCAACAGCATTACCAAAAAAATTATTACAAGTTAATGATTTGTTAAATAAACATGCTGGTTTAGAAAAAGTCAAAGCACAGTTAAGTACAGAAGATAAAACTAGCAGTGCGATCGCCATAGCATTTTACTGCTTTCTGAGTACCATAGAAGACTTCCGTTTGACAGTCTTGCGGGCAAATCACAATTCACTAAGAATTTTACCTGCGCCAATTATCGGTGCGATCGCAGGTGCTTTATCTGGATCTTACAACAGTACAGCTGGAATTCCTCCTCATTGGGGAGTTCTGCACTTATCAACCGATAACTCTACTGGGATACTGGCAAATTATTCACAAATGTTAGAATTGACCGATGCACTTTTAGCTGTATGGTCAGGAGTGTATAATCTATCCCTACATTCAAAACAACTCCCCCAAGAAGGATATATGATCCTTGACAAACAAAATTCTGTTTCTGTCTTTGCAGCGCCACGAGTTATTCGGTCACGTTAA
- the aroQ gene encoding type II 3-dehydroquinate dehydratase, protein MQPLSILVLHGPNLNLLGQREPGIYGAVTLAEMNRLLQEKAAQLQASVFTMQSNHEGALVDAIHEALGKYQGILINAGAYTHTSLALRDAIAAVNLPTVEVHLSNIYRREDFRHHSYIAPVVIGQISGFGEQSYLLGLQALVHHLQKNEV, encoded by the coding sequence GTGCAACCTTTAAGCATTTTGGTACTGCATGGGCCAAACCTAAATTTGCTGGGACAGCGAGAGCCAGGAATTTATGGTGCTGTAACTTTGGCTGAAATGAACCGTTTATTGCAAGAAAAAGCGGCACAGCTACAAGCAAGTGTTTTTACCATGCAGTCTAATCATGAAGGAGCTTTGGTAGATGCGATTCATGAAGCTTTGGGTAAATACCAGGGAATTTTGATTAATGCTGGAGCATATACACATACAAGTTTGGCACTACGGGATGCGATCGCAGCAGTTAATTTACCCACAGTTGAAGTACACCTCAGCAATATTTACCGTCGAGAAGATTTTCGCCATCATTCTTATATAGCCCCTGTCGTTATTGGACAAATCAGCGGTTTTGGCGAACAAAGTTATCTGTTAGGCTTACAGGCTTTAGTGCATCATTTGCAAAAAAATGAAGTATAG
- the topA gene encoding type I DNA topoisomerase gives MSTLVIVESPTKARTIRNYLPKDYRVEASMGHVRDLPQSASEIPTTIKGEKWAQLGVNVDADFEPVYVVPKDKKKIVTQLKDALKEATELILATDEDREGESISWHLYQLLKPKVPTKRMVFHEITQEAIKKALKNCRNIDEQLVRAQETRRILDRLVGYTLSPLLWEKIAWGLSAGRVQSVAVRLLVKKERQRRAFHEGTYWDLKAYLEQGKAPFTSQLVTLGGTKVANGSDFDPNTGQITAGRNVVLLKEAEAVALKERLTGKTWNVSDIEERPVTRKPSPPFTTSTLQQESNRKLRLSARDTMRTAQSLYEQGYITYMRTDSVHLSEQAIAAARDCVEKLYGKAYLSPQPRQYTTKSKGAQEAHEAIRPAGSTFRTPQETGLSGRELALYDLIWKRTVACQMADSRQTQITVQLQVEDAGFRSSGKRIDFPGYLRAYVEGSDDPEAALEDQEIILPNLKVGDHPTCKELEAVDHETQPPARYSEATLVKTLESEGIGRPSTYASIIGTIIDKGYAQLVSNALIPTFTAFAVTSLLEKHFPDIVDPSFTSKMEQTLDDIADGEVNWLPYLREFYLGDKGLETLVREQKSQIDATKARTVELENLAAKVRIGKYGPYIEMDNGEGVITASIPKDLTPADLDPAQVEVLLRQKTTGPDEVGRHPETGEPIYIKIGTYGPYVQLGDKTEENPKPKQASIPKNVPKENVTLEIAVGLLALPRALGTHPATGGKIQASIGPYGPYIVHDQGKEGKDYRSLKAADNVLTVSLERALELLSEPKKGRSSTNSKSKAALRELGNHPEDDSPVNIYDGPYGPYIKHGKTNVSVPEGQSVEDMTLSKALELLVSKTSSSKKSTRKTSKTTSSGAKSTTKSSKTAAKKNDSSN, from the coding sequence ATGTCAACTCTCGTCATCGTCGAATCTCCCACAAAAGCTCGTACCATTCGTAACTACCTGCCAAAGGACTATCGGGTAGAAGCATCTATGGGTCATGTCCGTGACCTACCCCAGTCAGCAAGTGAAATCCCCACCACTATCAAAGGTGAAAAATGGGCGCAGTTAGGGGTAAATGTAGACGCAGACTTTGAACCGGTGTATGTTGTCCCCAAAGACAAAAAGAAAATTGTTACCCAGCTGAAAGATGCCTTGAAAGAGGCAACTGAACTCATCTTGGCAACTGACGAAGACCGCGAAGGAGAAAGCATCAGTTGGCATTTATACCAGCTGCTCAAGCCCAAAGTTCCCACCAAGCGGATGGTGTTTCACGAAATCACCCAAGAAGCGATTAAAAAAGCTTTGAAAAACTGCCGCAATATTGATGAGCAGTTAGTCCGCGCCCAAGAAACACGGCGGATTTTGGATCGTTTGGTTGGTTATACACTCTCTCCCTTGCTGTGGGAAAAAATTGCCTGGGGATTATCTGCTGGGCGTGTACAGTCGGTAGCAGTGAGGTTATTGGTGAAAAAAGAACGCCAACGCCGAGCCTTTCATGAAGGGACATATTGGGATTTAAAAGCGTACTTAGAACAGGGCAAAGCACCGTTTACATCCCAGTTAGTCACCTTGGGCGGTACGAAAGTAGCGAACGGTAGCGATTTTGATCCCAACACCGGGCAAATTACGGCAGGGCGCAATGTTGTGTTGCTGAAAGAAGCGGAAGCTGTAGCCCTCAAAGAAAGACTGACAGGCAAAACCTGGAATGTCTCAGATATTGAAGAACGCCCAGTTACCCGGAAACCTTCGCCACCGTTCACCACTTCAACCTTGCAACAAGAGTCAAACCGCAAGCTACGCCTTTCAGCACGAGACACTATGCGGACTGCTCAAAGTTTGTATGAACAAGGGTATATTACCTATATGCGTACAGACTCGGTGCATTTGTCAGAACAGGCGATCGCAGCTGCCCGTGATTGTGTAGAAAAGCTTTACGGTAAGGCATATCTTAGCCCCCAACCCCGGCAATACACCACCAAATCTAAAGGCGCACAAGAAGCCCACGAAGCCATTCGCCCAGCAGGTAGCACCTTCCGCACGCCCCAAGAAACAGGTTTAAGCGGTCGAGAACTGGCTCTCTATGATCTAATTTGGAAGCGTACCGTCGCTTGTCAAATGGCCGACTCCCGTCAAACTCAAATTACTGTGCAGTTGCAAGTTGAGGATGCAGGTTTTCGTTCCTCTGGTAAACGCATTGATTTTCCTGGTTATTTACGCGCCTACGTCGAAGGTTCTGACGACCCCGAAGCCGCACTAGAAGACCAAGAAATTATTTTGCCAAACCTGAAAGTCGGAGATCATCCAACTTGTAAAGAACTGGAAGCAGTTGATCACGAAACTCAGCCGCCAGCCAGATACAGCGAAGCAACTTTGGTGAAAACCTTAGAAAGTGAAGGTATTGGTCGTCCTAGTACCTACGCCAGCATCATTGGCACAATCATCGATAAGGGTTATGCCCAATTGGTGAGTAATGCCTTAATTCCCACTTTCACCGCCTTTGCCGTCACCAGCTTACTAGAAAAACACTTTCCTGATATTGTCGACCCCAGCTTTACCTCCAAAATGGAGCAAACCTTAGACGATATCGCTGACGGAGAAGTTAACTGGCTACCTTACCTCCGAGAATTTTATCTAGGTGACAAAGGTTTAGAAACCCTAGTTAGAGAACAGAAAAGTCAAATTGATGCGACTAAAGCTAGAACCGTAGAACTAGAAAATTTAGCAGCAAAAGTCCGCATTGGCAAATATGGGCCTTATATCGAAATGGATAATGGTGAAGGTGTCATCACCGCCTCCATTCCTAAAGATTTAACGCCTGCTGACCTCGACCCTGCACAAGTTGAAGTCTTATTGCGGCAAAAAACAACTGGCCCTGACGAAGTTGGTCGCCACCCAGAAACAGGTGAGCCGATTTATATCAAAATTGGTACTTACGGCCCTTATGTCCAATTGGGTGACAAAACAGAAGAAAATCCTAAACCGAAGCAAGCCTCAATTCCCAAAAACGTGCCGAAAGAAAATGTCACTCTAGAAATAGCTGTGGGTCTTTTAGCGCTTCCCCGTGCCTTGGGAACCCATCCAGCTACTGGGGGTAAAATTCAAGCTAGTATCGGCCCCTATGGCCCTTACATAGTTCACGACCAAGGGAAAGAAGGCAAAGACTACCGCTCGTTAAAAGCAGCGGACAATGTTTTAACAGTTTCTTTAGAAAGAGCATTGGAATTGTTATCAGAACCGAAAAAAGGCCGGAGTTCTACTAACAGCAAATCCAAAGCCGCGTTACGGGAATTAGGAAACCATCCAGAAGACGATTCACCTGTGAATATCTACGATGGCCCTTATGGCCCTTACATTAAGCATGGTAAAACTAACGTGAGTGTGCCAGAAGGACAGTCGGTGGAAGATATGACACTATCTAAAGCTCTGGAATTGTTAGTTAGTAAAACTTCATCATCTAAAAAATCTACCCGCAAAACCAGCAAAACAACTAGCTCAGGAGCTAAATCAACCACCAAGTCATCCAAGACTGCGGCAAAAAAGAATGACTCATCAAATTAG
- a CDS encoding DUF6745 domain-containing protein: MSQIEKLTPEQEALIPVYREKWRQIALSTERIDREKAAEAVKAVYKIMGFDKPQIVFFDSPYAALKEFNQQLHKSQFNETAYTIQGEILTEKRNYIRSQILNKELSIFLIQEFISNPLDDIFERLSWIILKELHPHFYILDEELDIEAFDVSYFAPESWANVASYIDFCISEINCDLSQQNWFVLQNLVKNCGWIFPDEHIAIICDRPLHIRFDNENRLHAEGEPAIEYADGYSLYSYHGVTLPEKYGRIHPQQWQAQWLLTETNAELRRVLIQGIGYNRICQDLQAIELDNWAGYTLLIIDNDFIDIEPILLLKMTCPSTGFIHVLRVPPNMLSAREAIRWINWGLEPDDFIIET, translated from the coding sequence ATGTCGCAGATTGAAAAACTCACGCCTGAGCAAGAGGCTTTGATTCCAGTTTATCGAGAGAAGTGGCGACAAATTGCGCTTTCTACTGAAAGGATTGATAGAGAGAAAGCGGCTGAAGCTGTGAAAGCTGTTTATAAAATCATGGGCTTCGATAAGCCGCAGATTGTATTTTTTGATAGCCCTTATGCTGCTTTAAAAGAATTTAACCAGCAATTACATAAGTCTCAATTCAATGAAACAGCTTACACAATCCAAGGGGAAATACTGACGGAAAAGAGAAATTACATACGCTCTCAAATCCTTAACAAAGAACTGTCAATTTTTCTTATACAAGAATTTATTTCTAATCCATTAGATGATATCTTTGAAAGACTTAGTTGGATTATATTAAAAGAACTGCATCCACACTTTTATATTCTTGATGAAGAACTAGATATTGAGGCTTTTGATGTAAGTTACTTTGCACCAGAGTCTTGGGCTAATGTTGCTAGTTATATTGATTTTTGTATATCTGAGATAAATTGTGATTTATCTCAACAAAATTGGTTTGTGTTACAAAACCTAGTTAAAAATTGTGGTTGGATTTTTCCTGATGAGCATATAGCAATTATATGCGATCGCCCGCTTCACATTCGCTTCGATAACGAAAATCGCCTTCACGCAGAAGGTGAACCAGCCATTGAATATGCTGATGGCTATAGCCTTTACTCTTATCACGGTGTCACCTTACCTGAAAAATACGGTAGGATTCATCCACAGCAATGGCAAGCCCAATGGTTATTAACAGAAACCAATGCTGAACTGCGGCGCGTGTTGATTCAAGGTATAGGTTACAATCGCATTTGCCAAGATTTACAAGCTATTGAATTAGATAATTGGGCTGGTTATACTCTGTTAATAATTGATAATGATTTTATTGATATTGAACCGATTTTGTTATTAAAAATGACTTGTCCAAGTACAGGTTTTATTCATGTTTTACGTGTTCCCCCAAATATGCTATCAGCCCGTGAAGCGATTCGCTGGATAAATTGGGGGCTTGAGCCAGATGATTTTATAATAGAAACTTGA